A window of the Triticum dicoccoides isolate Atlit2015 ecotype Zavitan unplaced genomic scaffold, WEW_v2.0 scaffold173736, whole genome shotgun sequence genome harbors these coding sequences:
- the LOC119344566 gene encoding tyrosine decarboxylase-like translates to MAPRKFLDNMTGQNGIVPVVVVDTAEKKTQSLDADEFRRQSHQVVDVITEYYDRMGDYPVHPSVTPGFLRNLLPPDAPFRPEPDAFSSALKDVRDIILPGLTHWQSARHMAHFPASSSTIGALGEALTAGINVVPFTWAASPAATELEMLVVDWLGKALHLPESLLFAGGGGGTLLGTSCEAILCTLVAARDRKLAEIGGNRICDLVVYCSDQTHFAFRKAARIAGILRDHCRAIPTCHHNMFALSPTELQAAMQADVEVGLVPLFLCATLGTTQTTAVDPIGELCAVSAPHGVWVHVDAAYAGSALVCPEFTHVIDGVEAVDSFSMNAHKWLLANNDCCAMWVKKPSALVAALGPEQDLILKDAASEGHNVVDYMDWTITLTRRFRALKMWLVLRCYGIQGLCNHIRNHVRMAEAFEKMVKADERFEVVTDRKFALVCFRLRSPDKFGGADKQAVNQLNRRLLEEVNAATSGPYMSSANVGGMFILRCAIGSTLTEDHHVSDAWKVVQDQATIILGH, encoded by the coding sequence ATGGCCCCACGTAAATTCTTGGACAACATGACTGGCCAAAATGGCATCGTCCCGGTGGTGGTCGTGGACACGGCGGAGAAGAAGACGCAATCTCTTGACGCTGACGAGTTCCGGCGTCAGAGTCACCAGGTAGTTGACGTGATCACCGAGTACTATGACCGCATGGGCGACTACCCCGTGCACCCCAGCGTTACCCCTGGTTTCCTCCGCAACTTGCTCCCCCCGGACGCACCCTTCCGTCCGGAGCCGGACGCGTTCAGCTCCGCGCTCAAGGACGTCCGGGACATCATCCTCCCAGGCTTGACGCACTGGCAGAGCGCCCGCCACATGGCGCACTTTCCGGCGTCGAGCAGCACCATCGGCGCCCTAGGGGAGGCGCTCACCGCGGGCATCAACGTCGTCCCGTTCACATGGGCCGCCTCACCGGCCGCCACCGAGCTTGAAATGCTGGTCGTGGACTGGCTCGGGAAGGCGCTGCACCTGCCGGAGAGTCTCCTCTTCGCCGGTGGTGGCGGTGGAACTCTTCTTGGTACCTCTTGTGAGGCGATACTCTGCACTCTTGTGGCCGCGAGGGACCGGAAGCTCGCCGAGATCGGCGGGAACAGGATCTGCGACCTCGTCGTCTACTGCTCCGACCAGACACACTTCGCCTTCCGCAAGGCCGCACGCATTGCCGGCATCCTGCGTGACCACTGCCGCGCCATACCCACGTGCCACCACAACATGTTCGCTCTCTCGCCCACGGAACTGCAAGCGGCCATGCAGGCTGACGTGGAAGTCGGGCTGGTGCCACTTTTCTTGTGCGCGACGCTGGGGACGACCCAGACGACCGCCGTCGACCCCATCGGCGAGCTGTGCGCTGTCAGTGCACCACACGGCGTGTGGGTGCACGTGGACGCCGCCTACGCCGGCTCCGCGCTAGTCTGCCCGGAGTTCACCCACGTGATCGACGGCGTGGAGGCCGTCGACTCGTTCAGCATGAACGCCCACAAGTGGCTCCTTGCCAACAACGACTGCTGCGCCATGTGGGTGAAGAAGCCGAGTGCGCTGGTGGCGGCGCTCGGCCCGGAGCAGGATTTGATCCTCAAGGACGCGGCATCGGAGGGGCACAACGTGGTCGACTACATGGACTGGACCATAACGCTGACCCGCCGGTTCCGCGCGCTCAAGATGTGGCTCGTGCTCCGCTGCTACGGCATCCAAGGCCTGTGCAACCACATCCGCAATCACGTCCGCATGGCCGAGGCATTCGAGAAGATGGTCAAGGCCGACGAAAGGTTCGAGGTGGTGACGGACAGGAAGTTTGCGCTGGTGTGCTTCCGGCTCCGGTCACCGGACAAATTCGGCGGGGCCGACAAGCAGGCGGTCAACCAGCTCAACCGACGCCTCCTTGAGGAGGTGAACGCTGCCACCTCAGGCCCCTACATGAGCTCGGCAAACGTAGGTGGCATGTTCATACTAAGGTGTGCCATTGGAAGCACACTCACAGAGGACCACCACGTGAGCGATGCATGGAAGGTTGTGCAGGATCAGGCCACCATAATCCTTGGTCATTGA